In Bacteroidales bacterium, a genomic segment contains:
- a CDS encoding TonB-dependent receptor, whose amino-acid sequence MQKFCVSLFMILSVSVGVAQNGLVETVRGVIVSGDPTQELVQASIYVEGSDPAIGTITDEHGNFTFSVPVGRQRLRFSCMGFLSQHVDILVNTGKEVVLNITLEPSAVELQDVTVVARYDKSRAINKLSLAGSRTFSTEETFRFAGSLGDPARMVRSFPGVIPANDSRNDIIIRGNSPVGVQWVLDGVEIPNLNHFYNGVGMTGGQVTLLNTNLLSNSDFHMSAWPAPYGNAMAGIFDLSMRKGNNKKHEFWGQMGFNGIEVGSEGYFSKKNGSSYIVSYRYSIPDLMSHIGLYKGVVPKYQDITTKLNLDINDKNNISVIALFGISEIGFKFSEVEGYIDVDDSSFFNKRDQRVKVESKTFVFGTTHSVTFTPKTKLTTLLSFVRGNTHMPVDTMSLTQPNAEWISIFEEKAIENKYSLHPKIEHRFSYNTSIQVGAKYDLYDVKYLERMSFDSIGLFTIVDEDGYFGLWRTYAQFRQNIASKLVLTGGLHGMYLDMNNKYAVEPRLGARYTPAEKHTIGFAGGLHSQMIPRTFYFIRTLTSDGDIEYTNKKLGFMKSVHANLFYDWAFAPDWHIKAETYYQWLYNIPVKNDPNEVYTILQAGGAGDNVIMREENLVNKGTGKNYGIEFTIEKFMSRNYYLLFNLTFYRSTYTNGFNKKEWSTVFDGKYLFNLASGYELPLKKGRTLIADIKGSLAGGTRYTPVIKELCTQNQIVIDKSRVNELQLRDYFRIDLRIGYRRNKKTYTEELAVDLQNLTNHRNIYTIAYDVESDSFKEALLQGFTPMVTYRINFSL is encoded by the coding sequence ATGCAAAAATTCTGTGTGTCATTGTTTATGATTTTGTCAGTATCTGTGGGCGTTGCACAAAATGGTTTAGTAGAAACAGTAAGAGGTGTAATAGTTTCAGGTGATCCTACGCAAGAGTTGGTTCAAGCTTCCATATATGTTGAGGGGAGTGACCCTGCCATAGGAACGATTACTGATGAACATGGTAATTTTACTTTCAGCGTTCCTGTTGGACGCCAAAGGTTGAGATTCAGTTGTATGGGTTTTCTTTCACAACACGTTGATATATTGGTAAATACAGGGAAAGAAGTTGTTCTGAATATAACTTTAGAACCCTCTGCTGTTGAATTGCAAGACGTTACAGTGGTAGCAAGATACGATAAAAGTCGAGCAATTAACAAATTAAGTCTTGCAGGGTCAAGAACATTTAGCACTGAAGAGACCTTTAGATTTGCTGGTTCGCTTGGTGACCCAGCTCGTATGGTTCGTAGTTTTCCGGGAGTTATACCTGCAAATGATTCTCGAAACGACATTATAATAAGGGGTAACTCGCCTGTAGGCGTTCAGTGGGTACTTGATGGAGTGGAAATCCCCAACTTAAATCACTTCTATAATGGTGTTGGAATGACAGGTGGACAAGTTACACTGCTTAATACCAACTTGCTTTCAAACTCCGATTTTCACATGAGTGCTTGGCCTGCACCATACGGCAATGCGATGGCTGGAATATTCGACCTTAGCATGAGAAAGGGAAACAATAAAAAGCATGAATTTTGGGGACAAATGGGTTTTAACGGCATTGAAGTAGGCTCGGAGGGTTATTTTTCAAAGAAGAACGGTTCATCATACATCGTTTCTTATAGATACTCTATTCCCGATTTGATGTCACACATTGGTTTATACAAAGGTGTAGTACCTAAATATCAAGATATAACCACGAAACTTAATTTAGATATAAATGATAAAAATAACATTTCTGTAATAGCGTTGTTCGGTATAAGCGAAATTGGCTTTAAATTTTCTGAAGTTGAAGGATATATTGATGTTGATGACAGTAGTTTTTTCAATAAAAGGGACCAACGAGTTAAAGTTGAATCAAAAACTTTTGTTTTTGGAACAACGCACAGTGTTACTTTTACACCAAAAACTAAGCTTACCACTTTACTCTCTTTTGTAAGGGGTAACACCCATATGCCTGTTGATACTATGTCATTAACACAGCCCAATGCTGAGTGGATATCGATATTCGAAGAAAAAGCAATAGAAAATAAATATTCGCTTCATCCAAAAATAGAACATCGTTTTTCCTATAATACATCAATTCAAGTGGGAGCGAAGTATGATTTGTATGACGTAAAATATTTAGAAAGAATGTCGTTTGATAGTATAGGACTTTTTACCATTGTTGATGAAGATGGATATTTTGGTCTTTGGCGTACCTATGCGCAATTCAGACAAAACATTGCGTCTAAATTAGTGCTAACAGGCGGTTTACATGGAATGTATCTTGATATGAACAATAAATATGCCGTTGAGCCTAGACTTGGTGCACGCTATACACCTGCAGAAAAGCACACCATTGGATTTGCAGGAGGGCTGCACAGTCAAATGATTCCACGCACCTTCTATTTTATCAGAACTCTTACATCAGATGGCGATATTGAGTATACCAACAAAAAACTTGGATTTATGAAAAGTGTCCACGCTAATTTATTTTACGATTGGGCATTCGCACCCGATTGGCACATAAAAGCAGAGACTTACTATCAATGGCTCTACAATATTCCCGTGAAAAATGACCCCAATGAAGTTTATACAATCTTGCAAGCAGGTGGAGCAGGTGATAACGTTATTATGCGCGAAGAAAATCTTGTAAACAAAGGCACAGGCAAAAACTACGGCATAGAGTTTACTATAGAAAAATTCATGAGTCGCAACTATTATTTGCTCTTTAACTTAACGTTTTACAGGTCAACTTATACAAACGGATTTAACAAAAAAGAGTGGAGTACTGTTTTCGATGGAAAATATCTATTTAATCTCGCTTCGGGTTATGAGTTACCATTAAAAAAGGGTCGGACACTCATTGCCGACATCAAAGGTTCGCTTGCGGGCGGAACACGCTACACACCTGTAATCAAGGAGCTATGCACTCAAAACCAGATAGTTATAGATAAAAGCCGTGTAAATGAACTGCAACTACGCGACTATTTTAGAATAGATTTGCGAATTGGTTATAGGAGAAATAAAAAGACTTACACAGAAGAACTGGCAGTTGACCTACAAAACCTAACAAATCACCGAAACATCTACACCATAGCCTATGATGTTGAATCAGATTCTTTTAAAGAAGCTCTTTTACAAGGTTTTACACCAATGGTAACTTACAGAATTAATTTTTCGTTGTAA
- a CDS encoding Crp/Fnr family transcriptional regulator translates to MNEVAKKIKATFDLYYQAPLHVWEYFAQQGEIVEKQKNEVIKKRNEVAGDFYFILEGSGGLLLYSNNNYICVELCYEGDFLLDYMSFLTDQPTGIELVCFEKCKLFRMSRKNFNELSQTDYGKIICQTAAENSFIQRQEQQIDILTKTAEQRYIEILKKQPHILQRTPSKYIASYLGITPESLSRIRKKIL, encoded by the coding sequence ATGAACGAGGTAGCAAAAAAAATTAAAGCCACTTTCGACCTTTATTATCAAGCACCGTTGCATGTTTGGGAATATTTTGCACAACAAGGTGAAATTGTTGAAAAACAAAAAAACGAAGTCATAAAAAAACGCAACGAAGTAGCCGGCGATTTTTATTTTATTCTCGAAGGTTCGGGTGGTCTTTTGTTGTATTCAAACAATAATTACATTTGTGTCGAACTGTGTTACGAAGGTGATTTTTTGCTTGATTACATGTCCTTTCTAACCGATCAACCTACTGGTATTGAACTAGTTTGTTTTGAAAAATGCAAACTATTCAGAATGAGCCGTAAAAATTTTAACGAGCTTTCACAGACCGATTATGGCAAGATTATTTGCCAAACAGCAGCCGAAAATTCGTTTATTCAAAGACAGGAACAACAAATCGATATTTTAACAAAAACTGCTGAACAACGATATATCGAGATACTTAAAAAACAACCGCATATATTACAACGAACACCCAGCAAATACATAGCATCGTATTTAGGAATTACACCCGAAAGTTTAAGTAGAATTAGAAAAAAGATATTGTAA
- a CDS encoding peptidoglycan DD-metalloendopeptidase family protein — MKKWIIISIIAVLTIALSVIGIFYWKKIKYQREIEALSQVTEEVVVEPEVEPTYLYGIAVDSLIIIEGVVKRKQTFSDILKQYNVSPQTIAEITKLTEPVFDLKTIRSGNPYVMICNSDTVPLHFVYEQDKVNYMLFSFGDSIEVKAQQKEVINVRRIASGIIESNLWNAMIEFGINPIMSIELSEIYAWSIDFFGLQKDDHFSVIYDEQYVDTVPVGIGNIYSAIFNHQNKDYYAIQFTQDSVAGYFDDKGESLQRTFLKAPLRFSRISSRYSHSRMHPILKYRRPHLGVDYAAPAGTPVYSVGDGVVEKVEYTAQGGKSIRIKHNSVYTTGYLHLSNYAKGIRKGVQVKQGQLIGYVGTTGLSTGPHLDFRFWKNGHPVDPLKVESPPVEPIKKINREEYERIKNEMIESLIKADNELHEKYPNRIKPHTDRNIIKRDN, encoded by the coding sequence ATGAAAAAGTGGATAATTATTTCGATAATTGCAGTTTTAACAATAGCACTGTCAGTTATAGGAATATTTTATTGGAAGAAAATTAAGTATCAAAGGGAGATTGAGGCACTTTCCCAAGTCACAGAAGAGGTTGTCGTAGAGCCAGAAGTTGAACCAACATATCTTTATGGTATCGCTGTCGATAGCTTGATTATTATTGAAGGTGTTGTAAAACGAAAACAAACATTCTCAGATATACTGAAACAGTATAATGTTTCACCTCAAACCATTGCAGAGATTACAAAATTAACCGAGCCAGTATTCGACTTAAAGACCATACGTTCGGGTAATCCTTATGTGATGATATGTAATTCTGATACCGTTCCATTACACTTTGTGTATGAGCAAGATAAGGTAAACTATATGCTCTTCTCTTTTGGCGACTCAATTGAAGTTAAAGCGCAGCAAAAAGAGGTGATAAATGTACGCAGGATAGCTTCAGGAATTATAGAATCGAACTTATGGAATGCCATGATTGAGTTTGGGATTAACCCAATTATGTCAATAGAACTGTCGGAGATTTATGCGTGGAGCATCGACTTTTTTGGCTTACAAAAAGATGACCACTTTTCGGTAATTTACGACGAGCAATATGTTGATACAGTGCCGGTTGGGATAGGTAATATCTATTCAGCAATATTCAATCATCAAAATAAAGATTATTACGCAATTCAGTTCACGCAAGATAGTGTAGCCGGATATTTTGATGATAAGGGAGAAAGTCTCCAACGAACTTTTTTAAAAGCACCTTTGCGTTTTAGCCGTATTTCATCGAGATATAGTCATAGCCGGATGCATCCGATATTAAAATACCGCAGACCGCATCTCGGAGTGGATTATGCAGCCCCCGCAGGTACACCTGTTTATAGTGTTGGAGATGGTGTTGTTGAAAAAGTTGAATATACTGCACAAGGAGGAAAATCTATTCGTATAAAACACAATAGCGTTTACACGACTGGCTATCTTCATCTATCCAACTATGCCAAAGGCATAAGAAAAGGTGTACAGGTAAAACAGGGACAATTGATTGGTTATGTGGGCACTACAGGTTTATCTACAGGTCCGCACTTAGACTTTAGATTTTGGAAAAACGGACATCCCGTTGACCCTCTAAAAGTTGAATCGCCACCTGTTGAGCCTATCAAGAAGATTAATCGCGAGGAGTACGAACGTATTAAAAATGAAATGATTGAGAGCTTAATTAAAGCTGATAATGAACTACATGAAAAGTATCCAAATAGAATTAAACCCCATACAGATAGAAATATCATAAAGAGAGACAATTGA
- a CDS encoding YitT family protein, translated as MNQLLKKAGFAKQTRSWIIMTFGLLVNAFAWAAFLIPGKIVGGGITGVATLVYYASSGWLPVSATFFVINIFLVGLAVKILGASFGVKTIYSVIVLSIFLALLQFIIPEEGFMDVDPFLFAVIGGALDGVGIGIVFSQGGSTGGTDIIAMIINKFRNISPGRAILYMDVIIISCSMFVFGNIGSVVYGFVTMAIMAYSIDLVIEGNKQTAQIFIFSPKYEEISDELGANTGRGITFIDGQGYFTRTDTKILLIIIRKHEMSRVFQIVKEIDPNAFMSVASVMGTYGKGFEKIRA; from the coding sequence ATGAATCAATTATTAAAAAAAGCTGGGTTTGCAAAACAGACAAGAAGTTGGATTATAATGACATTCGGACTTCTTGTAAATGCGTTTGCTTGGGCAGCATTTTTAATTCCCGGGAAAATAGTTGGCGGTGGCATTACCGGTGTTGCAACTCTTGTTTATTATGCTTCCAGTGGTTGGTTACCTGTTAGTGCAACGTTTTTTGTTATAAACATTTTTTTAGTAGGCTTAGCCGTAAAAATATTAGGAGCCAGTTTTGGTGTCAAAACAATTTATAGCGTAATTGTTTTATCGATTTTTTTAGCACTGCTACAGTTTATTATTCCAGAAGAGGGATTTATGGATGTAGATCCATTTCTGTTTGCTGTAATTGGTGGAGCCTTAGACGGTGTCGGTATTGGAATTGTCTTTTCGCAAGGTGGATCGACAGGCGGTACCGATATTATCGCCATGATTATCAATAAATTCCGCAACATAAGCCCGGGACGAGCAATATTATATATGGACGTAATTATAATCTCATGTAGCATGTTCGTTTTCGGAAATATAGGTAGTGTTGTTTACGGTTTTGTGACAATGGCAATTATGGCTTATTCCATTGACTTAGTTATTGAAGGTAACAAACAGACAGCCCAAATCTTTATCTTTTCCCCAAAATACGAGGAGATAAGTGATGAGTTAGGAGCTAATACTGGACGTGGTATAACATTTATTGATGGACAGGGCTATTTCACAAGAACAGACACAAAAATATTATTGATAATAATAAGAAAACATGAAATGTCAAGAGTCTTTCAAATAGTAAAAGAGATAGACCCCAATGCTTTCATGTCAGTAGCCTCTGTCATGGGAACTTACGGAAAAGGATTTGAAAAAATAAGAGCATAA
- a CDS encoding YitT family protein, translating to MSKLLKKEGLARQIRSWIIMTFGLFVNALGWTAFLIPGKMVGGGVTGVATIIYYATNGWIPVSVTFFIINIFLVAIAIKILGASFGVKTIYNVIVLSVFLAVLQLVLPKEGLMDVDPFLFAVIGGALGGIGVGIVFTQGGSTGGTDIIAMIINKYRNISPGRAILYMDILIISSSVLVFKNIGSLVYGFVTMAVLAYSVDLIIEGKKQTAQIFIFSPKYEEIGSELGANIGRGITFIDGQGYFTRTDTKILLIIIRKHEMSRVFQIVKKIDPDAFMSVASVMGTYGKGFEKIRA from the coding sequence ATGAGCAAATTATTAAAAAAAGAAGGATTAGCAAGACAAATAAGAAGCTGGATTATAATGACATTTGGACTCTTTGTCAATGCTCTTGGTTGGACTGCATTTCTAATTCCCGGAAAAATGGTTGGGGGAGGAGTTACCGGTGTTGCAACGATTATTTATTACGCTACCAACGGATGGATACCCGTCAGTGTTACGTTTTTCATAATAAACATTTTTTTAGTAGCCATTGCTATAAAAATTTTGGGAGCCAGTTTTGGGGTTAAAACAATCTACAACGTAATTGTTTTATCGGTATTCTTGGCTGTACTCCAGTTGGTTCTACCAAAAGAGGGACTTATGGATGTGGATCCTTTCCTTTTTGCTGTAATTGGTGGAGCCTTGGGTGGTATAGGTGTAGGAATTGTCTTTACACAGGGAGGCTCGACAGGTGGCACAGACATTATTGCCATGATAATCAACAAGTACCGAAATATAAGCCCTGGACGTGCAATCTTGTATATGGACATACTTATTATTTCAAGTAGTGTATTGGTTTTCAAAAACATAGGTAGTCTTGTTTACGGTTTTGTGACAATGGCTGTTTTGGCTTATTCTGTTGATTTAATTATTGAGGGTAAAAAACAGACAGCTCAAATCTTTATTTTTTCCCCAAAATATGAGGAGATAGGTAGTGAGTTAGGAGCTAATATCGGACGTGGTATAACATTTATTGACGGACAAGGATATTTTACAAGAACTGATACAAAAATCTTATTGATAATAATAAGAAAACACGAAATGTCGCGAGTTTTTCAAATAGTAAAAAAAATAGACCCCGATGCTTTCATGTCAGTAGCCTCTGTCATGGGAACTTACGGAAAGGGATTTGAAAAAATAAGAGCTTAA
- a CDS encoding leucine--tRNA ligase, translated as MEYKFNDIEQKWQQYWKDHKVYKITEDQSKPKYYVLDMFPYPSGAGLHVGHPLGYIASDIYSRYKRHCGFNVLHPMGYDSFGLPAEQFAIQTGQHPAITTENNIKRYREQLDKIGFSYDWDREVRTCDPNYYKWTQWAFIQMFNHWFNNKTQKAEPIENLIKHFDKNGTEGVDAACTEPMSFSAQQWKQFNSNQKQETLLNYRIAYLAEAMVNWCPELGTVLANDEVKDGVSERGGYPVFQKRMKQWSLRVSAYAERLLKGLENIEWSESLVEIQRNWIGYSKGAVVYFDIVGHDHSLEIFTTRPDTIFGATFMVLAPEHELSKKLTTPDKMSEVEAYIEKTLTRTERERIADAKTVSGVFTGSYAINPLTGNKIPIWIADYVLSGYGTGAIMAVPAHDSRDFAFARHFNLPIVQVVVAPGDKPSNVADWADSYDAKEGTVINSEMIDGLDVPKAVETIIEHIEKSKLGQAKVNYRLRDAIFSRQRYWGEPFPVFYVDGLPQVLSENDLPLELPEIDTYLPTEDGQPPLGRAKDWETKEGYPYELSTMPGFAGSSAYYLRYMDPHNDKELVSKEANNYWQDVDLYIGGTEHATGHLIYSRFWNKFLYDIGIVCKDEPFRKLINQGMIQGRSNFVYRIKGTNTFVSHGLIDKYDTTEIHVDVNIVHNDILDIEAFKQWRNEFETAEFILEDNKYYCGWAIEKMSKSMYNVVNPDDIIEQYGADTLRVYEMFLGPLELSKPWDTNGIDGVSRFLRKLWRLFYDKDTFVVSDETPTEAELKTLHKTIKKVSEDIERFSFNTSVSAFMICVNELSDLKCNKKAILEPLLIILNPFAPHITEELWSVLGYKNSIVDEAWPTWDDKHLTESMIEYPVSFNGKVRFKINIDAQATPQDIERIVLANENTKKFMQDSKPKKIIVVPKKIINIVI; from the coding sequence ATGGAGTATAAGTTCAACGATATTGAGCAGAAGTGGCAACAGTATTGGAAAGACCACAAGGTTTATAAAATAACGGAAGACCAATCTAAACCCAAATACTATGTGCTTGATATGTTTCCCTATCCTTCAGGGGCAGGGCTACATGTTGGACATCCACTTGGATATATAGCAAGCGACATCTATTCTCGTTACAAACGTCATTGTGGGTTTAATGTCTTACACCCAATGGGATACGACTCTTTTGGCTTGCCAGCTGAGCAGTTCGCAATTCAAACCGGGCAACATCCGGCTATTACCACAGAGAACAATATCAAAAGATATCGCGAACAATTAGATAAAATAGGTTTCTCTTACGATTGGGATAGAGAGGTAAGAACTTGTGACCCAAATTATTATAAGTGGACTCAGTGGGCTTTTATACAGATGTTTAACCACTGGTTTAACAATAAAACCCAAAAGGCTGAGCCTATTGAAAATCTTATTAAACACTTCGACAAAAACGGAACCGAAGGTGTTGATGCAGCTTGTACAGAGCCAATGTCGTTCTCGGCACAGCAGTGGAAGCAGTTCAACTCGAACCAAAAGCAGGAGACACTACTTAACTATCGCATAGCATATTTGGCTGAAGCAATGGTAAACTGGTGTCCAGAATTAGGCACGGTACTTGCAAACGACGAAGTAAAAGATGGCGTTTCAGAGCGCGGAGGATATCCTGTTTTTCAAAAACGGATGAAACAGTGGTCTTTAAGAGTATCGGCTTATGCTGAACGTCTGCTTAAAGGTCTTGAAAATATTGAATGGAGCGAGTCGTTGGTCGAAATCCAGCGCAACTGGATTGGTTATAGCAAAGGAGCAGTGGTATATTTTGATATCGTAGGTCACGACCACTCTTTAGAGATTTTTACAACTCGTCCCGACACTATTTTCGGTGCAACATTTATGGTTTTAGCACCAGAGCACGAGTTGTCTAAAAAATTGACAACACCCGACAAAATGTCTGAGGTTGAGGCATATATAGAAAAAACACTTACCCGAACTGAACGCGAGCGCATAGCCGATGCAAAAACAGTTAGCGGAGTTTTTACTGGTTCTTATGCTATTAACCCATTGACAGGCAATAAAATACCTATCTGGATTGCCGACTATGTTTTAAGTGGATATGGGACAGGAGCTATTATGGCTGTCCCTGCTCACGATAGCCGCGATTTTGCATTTGCACGACACTTCAATTTGCCGATTGTTCAGGTTGTAGTTGCACCCGGCGACAAGCCGAGCAACGTTGCCGACTGGGCGGACTCTTACGATGCGAAAGAGGGCACCGTTATTAATTCAGAAATGATAGACGGTTTAGACGTACCCAAAGCTGTTGAAACCATTATAGAGCATATCGAAAAATCGAAACTTGGTCAGGCTAAGGTAAACTACCGCTTACGCGATGCGATTTTTAGTCGTCAACGCTACTGGGGTGAGCCTTTTCCGGTATTTTATGTTGATGGTTTGCCACAAGTTCTAAGTGAGAATGATTTGCCATTAGAGCTTCCCGAAATTGACACATATTTACCAACCGAAGATGGACAACCTCCGCTTGGTCGTGCTAAAGATTGGGAAACAAAAGAGGGATATCCTTACGAATTAAGCACAATGCCTGGTTTTGCTGGCTCGTCTGCTTATTATTTAAGGTATATGGATCCTCACAACGATAAGGAGTTAGTTTCTAAAGAGGCAAATAACTATTGGCAAGATGTTGATTTATATATCGGTGGAACCGAACACGCCACAGGACACTTGATTTACAGCCGTTTTTGGAACAAATTTTTGTACGATATTGGTATCGTATGTAAAGATGAGCCTTTCCGCAAGCTAATAAATCAGGGAATGATACAAGGACGAAGTAATTTTGTATATCGTATAAAAGGCACAAATACTTTCGTTTCACACGGACTTATTGATAAATATGATACTACGGAAATTCATGTCGATGTAAATATTGTTCATAATGATATTCTTGATATAGAGGCATTTAAACAGTGGAGAAATGAGTTTGAAACAGCCGAGTTTATACTCGAAGACAATAAATATTATTGTGGCTGGGCTATTGAAAAGATGTCAAAATCAATGTACAACGTTGTTAATCCCGACGATATTATTGAACAATATGGTGCCGACACACTTCGAGTTTATGAAATGTTTCTTGGTCCATTAGAGTTAAGTAAACCATGGGATACCAACGGAATAGACGGAGTTAGCCGATTTTTGAGAAAACTTTGGCGACTATTTTATGACAAAGATACTTTTGTTGTATCAGATGAAACTCCCACCGAAGCTGAGCTGAAAACTTTACATAAAACCATCAAAAAAGTGTCAGAGGATATTGAAAGATTTTCGTTTAACACATCTGTTAGTGCCTTTATGATTTGTGTAAATGAACTTTCAGACTTAAAATGCAATAAAAAAGCGATACTCGAACCATTACTTATTATTCTGAACCCCTTTGCACCACATATTACTGAAGAGCTGTGGAGTGTATTAGGTTATAAAAATAGTATTGTTGATGAAGCTTGGCCCACTTGGGATGATAAGCATTTAACAGAAAGCATGATTGAATACCCTGTATCGTTTAATGGTAAAGTTAGATTCAAAATTAACATTGACGCTCAGGCAACACCTCAAGATATTGAAAGAATAGTACTTGCCAATGAAAATACCAAGAAATTTATGCAAGACTCTAAACCTAAAAAGATCATAGTTGTTCCCAAAAAGATAATTAATATCGTTATTTAA
- the ychF gene encoding redox-regulated ATPase YchF, whose product MSLQCGIIGIANVGKSTIFNCMASNKAETSNFAYSNKTNLSIINVPDSRLYELEKHQPTERILHTTVEIVDIPGLTKSAGRTDKSANQFLSEIRNCDALIHVLRCFDDENLPHVDGSVNPVRDIETVNLELQIKDLESVEKKITRLEKVAKSGDKDAKKGIEILNVYKEHLENFQNASTAPVAPEHTHFIDDIFLLTVKPIIYVCNVDDNSAVKGNKYVEQVKEFLKNDKTEVLVIAGAMESEISELETEDDRMAFLQDMGLTEPGVNKLIRAAYSLLDLETFFTVGPKEIRAWTIKKGATAPQAAGVIHSDLERGFIRAEVMKYTDFVTLGSEQACKEKGKLSIEGKNYVVQDGDILHIRFNV is encoded by the coding sequence ATGAGTTTACAGTGTGGAATAATAGGAATTGCCAACGTGGGTAAAAGCACTATTTTTAATTGTATGGCTTCAAATAAAGCAGAGACAAGCAATTTCGCATATAGCAACAAAACCAATTTAAGCATTATAAACGTACCCGATTCGCGGCTATACGAATTAGAGAAACACCAACCCACGGAAAGAATTTTACATACCACAGTAGAAATTGTCGATATACCCGGGTTAACCAAAAGTGCCGGACGAACCGACAAAAGCGCAAATCAATTTCTTTCCGAAATCCGCAATTGCGATGCTTTAATTCACGTTTTACGATGCTTTGATGATGAGAATCTTCCACACGTTGATGGCTCTGTAAATCCAGTAAGGGATATAGAAACCGTGAACCTTGAACTGCAAATAAAAGATTTGGAATCGGTTGAGAAAAAAATAACGAGACTCGAAAAAGTTGCAAAATCGGGCGACAAGGATGCAAAAAAAGGCATCGAGATTCTTAACGTTTATAAAGAACACCTTGAAAACTTCCAAAACGCATCGACGGCTCCCGTTGCTCCCGAACACACACACTTTATTGACGATATCTTTTTACTTACTGTAAAACCAATTATTTACGTTTGCAATGTCGATGACAACTCAGCTGTTAAAGGGAATAAATATGTTGAGCAAGTCAAAGAGTTTTTGAAAAACGATAAAACTGAGGTACTTGTGATTGCTGGTGCTATGGAATCGGAAATCTCGGAGCTTGAAACAGAAGATGACCGAATGGCATTTTTACAAGATATGGGTTTAACTGAACCTGGCGTAAATAAGCTTATTCGTGCAGCGTACTCATTGTTGGATTTGGAGACTTTTTTCACAGTAGGACCAAAAGAGATACGCGCCTGGACAATAAAAAAAGGTGCAACCGCACCACAAGCTGCAGGCGTTATACATAGCGACTTAGAGCGTGGTTTTATACGTGCCGAAGTTATGAAATATACTGATTTTGTAACACTTGGTTCAGAACAAGCCTGCAAGGAGAAAGGAAAACTTTCAATTGAAGGGAAAAACTACGTTGTGCAAGATGGCGATATTTTGCATATTAGGTTTAACGTGTGA